The DNA sequence AATTTTAAGGAGCCATTAGTAAAAACACCCTTTGTAATTTCTGAAACAACTGGAGATATTATTCTAAAACGTGCATTATCAGATTCAGATATTGATGAATACCATTTAGATGTAGTTGCTCAAGATCACGGAGTCCCAGTCATGACTTCAGTTACACAAATTGCAATCTTTTTCATAGAAGCTAGTGAAGAAATCAAACTTATTGATAATAATTCAAAAAACAGTGATGAAGAATTTTCAGAGACAAACATTTACTTAGTTGTTGCCATATGCATAATATCAAGCATATTTCTCATTACAATAATTGCCTTCACTATTCTTAGATGGCAAAAATATAGGGATGAAGTTAATGACCTTAAAGAAAGTTACAAGATTTGTTCAAACACCGGGGGTAGTTGGATGTATTCACAACACACTCAATATCGAGTATATTCAAACCCACAGCAGGGTAAGAATGACTTAATTGTCTTTACACCAAATGGTTCTCAACAAGCAAATAATGAAGATGCAACTCCACAATATCAAAGGCCAAATTCTTCATATCAGGTAAGGTAACACTTAAATTACTTATCATTGTTCAAGCTCAACATACAGCAAAAAGCAAGAAAATGTGTTTGGCTATAAATAGTTTAATGCAAAGTTATAAACTATTCATTTTGAAATGTGACTTGAGTAGAGAAGCTCCTTCCTGCCAGCTCAAATGTAATGGTTGTATTCATTGCACCATTAAAAATAGATTGTTGTTGTCCCCAAATGTTTTAATCATAGTTTTAAAGTGATTGTGGATgtgaaggatatatatatatatattatatatatatatatatatatatatatatatatatatatatatatatatatatgctgtatataggCTCATAGGCCTTCACATTCTGCTAACAGCAGGGGCCTCATAAACATGTACAACAACATACTCCTTCGCGTGAGTAGGCTGACTCTATAGTATCCATAgtgtctggtaaaaaaaagtggATAATTCCTGAGATGagatgccttgctgccctctaggactggggtaGTCCTGGCCGTGCTGAAAGAATATAAGAAAGAAGAGggcacactggcctagtgcattatccaacagatttattaaaatatatatgataaaACCATAAAGATGTCTACTCACAGGCATAGACATCAAAACTCACTCAGCAGGCCACGTGAGTGGCTAATCCCTCACACAATGCTTAGACTGCCTGGCCAAAAGAGGGGGTCCTGGATAGGACCCAGCTGGCTGATGCATTTCGAAGGTCCGACCTTCTCATAAACATGCTTTTattgtacttaattttttttttttacttggaaatgAAAAAGCTAGCAGTTTGCTGAAAACAGGTTTAAACATGATAGTTGGAACAATGCTTTGCATGATGAACATGTGTATGATTCCCTGTATCCACAGTATATAAAGGTCACAgtcaagtaaaacattttttgtttgcttGTACTATAAATTGAGGTGATCAAGGTTCTCTAACctgaaataaattatgtttattttaTCAAATAATATTTTTCTATTTAACAGACAAAATTCATATTCAAAATTATTTCAATTTTGAAAGTGTTTcttcttttaatttatttatttttcctcatACAATATTATTTTGTTTCTGCCTGGAATGGTTCTATTTTCTGCTGGCCTCATAGATCATAATAGTTAATGGCAAGCAGAAGCTAGCAATTTTTAAAAGAACAAAAGCTGTTATTGTTTTTGATAACACATTTTTACATACAAAACATCTTAAAAATTAGAAAGTAAAAAATTACATGTATAATAATTAAGTGTGGTAAATTCAGTCAATTCATATAGTAAAACATTTGGTTAAGCTATtattcaactattttttttaaataattatttcgCTTTCTCTTAACTCTCCATTCTTTGTAATGATGCAGAGGTGAATTAAATTAAAGGAGAGCAAAGGATTTACTACTGGGAATTTACAGCTGCTGTTATAGTCATTCATTGATCAGTCCTCATGCTAATAGTTTTTAAGAGGCAATAACTAACAACTTGTTACACATGTACATACAGATGTGCACCACACCTTGTGTATGCCATTGCAAGCAACTAACTACACAGTCAAATAGCATATGACATATAAGAACTGTTTTGTAATTCTGTGCAGTCAGTCTTGTGGTATCAGTCAGCACCCCCAGATCCTTGGCCTTCAAAGCTTATTCAGTAACACCCCCCAGCCTGCTAATAGGGTAATTAGGGAGCAACTACATACCTATGAGGTCATCCCCCTGTTGCTCTTGCTTTGACATGTTCATTATAATAATCTGTATACTGCAGCAGAACCTAATTAGTCTTGTTCCTAGGTCACCTTTCCATCTAAGTGCTGTTATATAGAAGATTGCAGGAGGCTTGTACCAAAAAAAATTCTGGTACTTACATTTGTGTcatttaataatatatttaatttttattttaaagtggaatACATAACTGCATTAACTGTTTTATCTCTGTCACCCATTCAACTTTAAGGTGCTTAGTAGTCATTAATTGTTCTGCATTTTTTGTGGGTAAACGTGTCCATATACAGATAAGTACACAATATTGTATCTTAGTAACCAAGAAATAAAGATGAGCAAAACCAGCATGGATTTCCTAATCGTATTGCTCAGGATTGACCAATAATATTTATTGACCTTTTTAAAGTATAGTTAGGTCTACTAAACTGCACATACAAACCATAAGATAACATAGAAATACTGCCATAGTTAAAGTCGACCCCAGCACTGCTGCAAGAATGCAAGACACTGAACACACAaaggtggttgatttactaaaggcaaataggtatTGCACTTTGCAAAAGAAGTTGCATTTTTCAAGGCTATTTGCCCCGAAGCTTAACAAATGTGGTGAAGAATCACTTTACAaacaatgtccaatcatgtgtaaggaaaATATATGCAGGATTTGAAAGTAAAGCTTACTTTATGCTTACAACTGTGTGTTTCCCTTTTCTGACTCTGCTAAAATCTTTATTGTGCAGTCTGTTGGGCACCTGACAGCCTCTTTACATATATGTTCACTTTTGGTCCAGCTATTTCCATGCATGCAGGCTATGATCTGCATTCAttccctttagaaatataatttgaGAATTGTGGTGCACATACTTTTCAACATACACTATTTAGTTCCTTTATTAACCAATGCAACATACAAAGATACCTGAATTTCTGATTACCAGTTGAATGTTGCTATGTGGATTTTATGTTGACCTTACTAAAAGatactttttaaatatttaataCTATGGCACCTAGATGTAAATCAGTATACGATTTGTGCATTTAATGTACTTTAAAGTTGAGGTTTATATGATTATATGATATGATAAATTTGTATGATGTGGACACATATGCAGTAACTCCAAGTAAGGAATCTGCAAAATGTCACCATGGAACCCATGATAATAcaatgattggcagctgatgggtacAGTCAGAAAGCTGCTATTTATAGGGATTCTGCAGTATCTGGAGATACCCCCTTGTTGGCTGATTTAAAAGGATGAACCTAGATAGCCAAGGTAGATTTTTTTAGGCCACATACTATTGTTTCCATCAAGCTAACATAGCATTAGGCATAAACATGCACATTTGGCTAATCCAAGTTTAGGACAGAAAAATATTTTGTGAAAAAGATTGTTTGGAAGAAAAATTGTGCCTGAATGTCTTTGTACGTAAATAGCAGATAGTTTAACATGGTGGTCTTTGCTGCCAGTGGAAATATAGTGGTGATGTGGTGTATAAATATTGAAAAGCTTACATTCATACTTGGTAATTCTATTTAGTTTTATTACCACTTTCTAAACTAGTATATGTGGGCTAGTAATGAAATATTTGTTATGGTTCTACTGTtcatttttgtgcaaaaaaaagttaaacatttgCCTAATTATCCTAAATAAACTGTACTTATTTCTACTATTAAGATTGCTTTATGAGATAAATTACATTTAATGAATAAAAGAACTTACTTGAAATGCTATTGCATTTTTTATAACCTTCCGATAGCGTGCATAATATCTGAACATATATGAACATACtgtaaattaaaacatttttttttacacacgtaGAACAACATAATACACAATGTATTACATGATATACATTTTGGCTGACAGACAATTGAATATTGGTTTGCTAAACACACGTTTACTCTTGTTAGATGCAGTATGAAAATCAGGCAGTAGATGTCACTCTATACCAATTAATTGCACCAGGACAAAgacaacatactgtatattaccattGTTGCCAGCTGGAAAATTTGCTGTAGGGGTTTCGGCCATGATAGATGTTTTTTCCTGTGATGTGGATATTCTCACAGAGTGAATGCCTTATTTACCATCTTAATCAGTGATTTCAAGACATGCTAAGGGAAAAGGATTTAAAAGCAAAATGCAGGCTTCTTCATTTGTTGCTACTACACATGTTTTTGGATGTAGCTCTGAGTCAGTTACATTATATCATCCCAGAGGAATCCAAACACGGCACCTTTGTTGGAAGAATTGCACAGGATCTGGGATTGGACATAGGTGAGATTAATTTCAGAATGTTACATGTTGTCTCTAGAGATGATAAGGAATATTTCCAGGTGAATCTGCAAAATGGAATCCTGTTTGTTAAAGAGACCATAGATAGGGAGATGCTGTGTCAAAATACACCATTCTGTACCATTCCTCTGCAGGTTATTGTAGATAAGCCTGTGCAGATGTATCGTGTAGAAATTGAAATAGAAGATATTAATGATAATAGTCCAACTTTTTCTTCCATTATAAATAATGTACTAATATCTGAGCTGATTCCTGCAGGATCTCGCTTTCCACTGAAAACTGCCATTGATCCAGATCTTGGAACAAACTCTATTACTAATTATGAACTCAGTCCCAGTGATTATTTTGCATTAGATTTTCAGAAATATATGAACCAAATCAGATCATTAGAACTTGTACTTAAGAAATCTCTAGACAGAGAAAAGCAGTCTGTTCACAATTTGATACTCACAGCCTATGATGGAGGCAATCCTAGACTGAGTGGTACAACCCAAATCATAATTAATGTTGAAGATCTTAATGATAATGCCCCTTTATTTGATAAGCCATTTTACCAGTGCAGTGTAACTGAAAATGCTTCTAAAGGAAGCTTAATCTTTAAGCTGAATGCTACCGATTTGGACAAAGGAAAGAATGGGGAAATATCATATGAATTTGGGGACATAGTGATGGAAGAAGTGACTAGAGTTTTTAGTCTTGATAAACATACAGGAGAAATAAGAGTGAAAGGTGAAATTGATTTTGAAAAGACTAATATGTATGAAATTCAAGTTGATGCAATTGACAATGGGGATAATCCAATGGTTGGACATTGTAAAGTTTTAGTGACTGTTGTGGATGTCAACGACAATCCTCCTGAGATGACGATTACATCATTATCAGTTCCTGTTTCAGAGGACTCTCCACAAGGGACAACTGTTGCAATTATCAGTATACACGACAGAGACTCAGGATCAAATGGAAAAGTTCAATGTCACATTTCTGAACAAGTACCATTTAAGGTAAATCCAGCATTTATGGGGGATTTTTCAGTGACAGTAAATGGACCCTTAGATCGGGAAAAAAAAGATGATTATGAAATTACAATTACTGCAAGAGATGAAGGCTCTCCAGCTCTATCCGTTTCAAAAAGTATAAGAGTTATAATAAGTGATGTAAATGACAATGCACCTCAGTTTATTCAACCTAGTGATACAATTTTCATCAAAGAAAACAATGCACCAGGTTCTTATATTTACACAGCTTCAGCATATGATCCAGACATAGGCCAGAATTCCTTCATCACATATTCAATTGCAGACGGTAACATTGATGGAATTCCCCTTTCTTCCTACATCTCCATCAATCCAGAGAATGGGAAGATTTTTGCTTTAGTGTCTTTTGATCATGAACAAATCAAATATTTCCAGTGCCACATAAGAGCAACTGATGCTGGTCTATCTCCACTCAGCTCTAACCAAACATTAAATATCTTCACTGAGGATATTAATGACAATGCTCCAATGTTTTCTCCTCTTTATTCTCCAGCTACCATTATGACTCCAAAGTCTGCTCAAGCTGGATATCTGGTAGCTAAAATCAGAGCAGTGGACCTAGATTCAGGATACAATGCTTTGATGTCTTATAATTTTAGAGATCCAGGAAAAGATCCATTCATTATTTCTCAACTAACTGGGGAAATAATTTTAAAGCGTTCATTTGTAGAGTCAGATAATGATGAATATAGATTGCAAGTGGTTGCTAAGGACCATGGTGAACCAGTCATGACAGCGCTCACACAAGTAATTATTTCTTTGGTGGAACCAGGAGAACGAGTGAATTTGGATAATTTTGACTTACAGAGCAACAATGATGACTTTTCTACCACAAATATTTATTTGGTTGTTGCAATCTGCATAATCTCAAGTATATTTCTCATCACATTAATTGCCTTCACTGTTTTACGATGGCAAAAATACAGAGAAGAGGTCAATGATTTGAAAGAAAGTTACAAGATTTGTTCCAATACTGGAGGCAGTTGGATGTACTCTCAACATACTCAGTACAGAGTGTGTTCAAACTCACACCAAACTAAAAATGACCTGATTGTATTCACTCCAAATAGTTCTCAGGCTCCATGCAATGAAGAGAACGTGAACCGACAAAGTGCTATAATATATTCGTCAAGCAAGGTAAGGTCACTGTggctatatacaaatatatatatatatattacatacatatagTTCTATATGCACTATTTCAGCAGGTAAGTAAATAGAGCCTACGTatgtgtttgctatttttttttttttagagaatatatttaataaaagaataaacactacaaaaaatatgtaaacatATAGTGATATTTATATGGAATCTGTTGGAATCAGATAAGTTTAACATTCAAGGAATTTTTGTAAATTGCACAGACGTCCAAAAAACAAAGATGTTTTTTCTGAAGACTTTTGGGCAGAACTCCCCCACCCACCCATAAACCTAGAAAGAAAGCATGGTTGTGAAAAGGTAATAAAGCCTTACAAGTTAATGTGATTATTTCCCAGAAGTCATCAATTTTAGAACAAAGCCAAAATGTTAAAAAGAATTCCCATTAAGGCAAGATATCACTAGCATGTTTTAAGAAAAGGGTAAACTATAATGGTTTAGAGTCAGTTTTActgttttacagttttattttataCAGGATATGCCAACAGCATTTAGCACATTTCTACTATGTTGCAAAATAGACCAACATGTTTGTTGGCAATTTAATTGGTTGAGTTTTCCACACATTGTATGTTACATTTACGCTATCCTTTGCATGCAGGGAAGAATTCCAGTTGTGAGGTGTTTTATAAAAGCTTTTTGAAGGCTTGTAACAAATTACACTCCATGTTTTGGGTTTATGTTTGTTGCTGTAGGACTGTTGTAGTATGAATCATTTGAGGGTTTTGATGCCTTCACTTTTTCAGACCTCTTAttccgtgtacacacaatcagaaattcggccagcaaaagaccaatgagagcttttggtcggaaagcaaaagccagcaaaagattgagagcatgttctcaatttttctgttggaaaaagttcctatctgaaaatgcgatcgtctgtagcaattccgacgcgcaaaattcctacgcatgctcagaaacaatttgacgcatgctcagaagcattgaacttcatttcctcggctcttcgtaatgttgtacgtcaccgcgttcttgacggtcgaaagttcagcgagcttttgtgtgaccgtgtgtatgcaaggcagacttctcgtcggaaaaagatatgatggcttttctgacgagaagtctgatcatgtgtacgcggcattagtcttgtaTAATGTGGATCTGAAGTGAAGTGTTGTTGGCTAGGATTATTCCAGAGTAATTTGTACATTGGCTTTTTACAGCAATTAAGGGGTATCTATAGGGTCAAGTTACAAGATTTAATAGTGGCAGATTAAAAGAGGGTAAGTTTCTTTTTTATGTGTGATTATAACCATATAGATTTTGGTGAGAAGGTAAAAGGAACGGAAAGAGACACAAAGCCCTCCAAACAAATCAGTGCATAACTCAGAAAAACCTTCTTAAAATAGAAGATATTCACATGAACCATAATTTGCATGAGCGGGGATATGCAATTCATTCTTTTATGCCCCATCATCAAAATGCACATCCAGAACCTCTGTTGTGTGGTACAAATATAGCCTAATATATACCCATTTCTTCCCAACCAAATCACTGGGGATACATGCAGTAACTTCTGTTCTAAGAATGCTTTACTATGATATACACATATTCATTtaaagttattttttatttaagtttATTTTATTATAACCGCTATGGGTATACAGTCTCATTGAGTCCCAAGCATTACTCTATAGGATCCATGGTTTCCCTACAATGCATGCAAACAACCTGAAACTGCTGTATGCACTTTGGAATGCACAGATCTATAATATGTGGCAATATTGCACTATACACTAGCAGTTTAGAATGTCAATTTGGCTTATGGAGCATAAATGGAGCATAAAGAaatgatttacagtatctcacaaaagtgagtacacccctcacatttttgttaatattttattatatcttttcatgtaacaacactgaagaaattaaactttgctacaatgtaaagtagtgagtgtacagcttgtataacagtgtacatgtgctgtcccctcaaactaactcaacacacagccattaatgtctaaaccgctggcaacaaaagtgagcacacctctaagtgaaaatgtccaaattgggtcaaattagccattttccctccccagtgtcatgtgactcgttggtgttacaaggtctcaggtgtgaatggggagcaggtgtgttgaatttggtgttatctctcttactctctcatactggtcactggaagttcaacatagcacctcatggcaaagaactctctgaggatcttaaaaaaagaatttttgctctacataaagatggcctaggctataagaagattgccaagaccctgaaaaggagctgcagcatggtggctaagaccatacagcggtttaacaggacaggttacactcagaacaggcctcgccatggtcgaccaaagaagttgagtgcccgtgctcagcgtcatatccagaggttgtttttgggaaatagacatatgagtgctgccagcattgcagcagaggttgaaggggtgtgggggtcagcctgtcagtgctcagaccatacgccgcacactgcatcaaattggtctgcatggctgttgtcccagaaggaagcctcttctaaagatgatgcacaacaaagcatgcaaacagtttgctgaagacaagcagtctaaggacatggattactggaaccatgtcctgtggtccgatgaggccaagataaacttatttggttcagatggtgtcaaccaggtgaagagtacaaagacaagtgtgtcttgcctacagtcaagcatggtgatgggagtgtcatggtctgggtctgcatgagtgctgccggaactggggagctacagttcattgagggaaccataaatgccaacatgtactgtgacatactgaagcagagcatgatcccctccctacggagactgggccgcagggcgatattccaacatgatagcgaccccaaacacaccttgaagacaaccactgccttgctaaagaagctgagggtaaaggtgatggactggccaagcatgtatccagacctaaaccccattgagcatctgtggggcatcctcaaatggaaggtggaggagcacaaggtctctaacatccaccagctccgcgatatcgtcatggaggagtggaagaggactccagtggcaacttgtgaagctctggtgaactccatgtctaagagggttaaggcagtgctggaaaataatggtggccacacaaaatattgacactttgggctcaatttggacattttcacttaggggtccactcacttttgttgccagcggtttagacattaatggctggggttgagttatttagaggggacagcaaagttacacaacctgtacactcactactttacattgtagcaaagtgtaatttcctcagtgttttcacagatataataaaatatttacaaaaatgcgaggggtgtactcactattgtgaggtactgtatatggtGTCTACCGCTATCCTGAAGAATAATCTTCTTATTTTTAGGATATGTAATGGAATTAGATTtaacatgtttaaccccttcgcCTCCAGGTCTGTATGTCGTGTTACACACAATCCTCTGGTTGCAGCCAGGCAGACTCCTGTCTATCAGGTGAGAGCATTCATGTGGCTCTTCTGCCACCCGATCGCTCGCACACAGCCCTGGTAACAGCGCCACCCCCCGCCGAGCCCCATCATGCTTACCAGGCTCCACTTGCCAATTGGGTCAAGCTTGCCCTCTCTCTGACTAGCTCAGATGGGAAATAATGTTTTACAATACGATCTGCATTGCAAAAACATTTagtggagtacaggggagacatgcagggtcttttagataaagagaatctgtcaccaaaaaaagtaaacaattatttactattactatttactatttacaatttttttttgcaaaaaaagaaagttacacccaagcacataaacttCTTGATATTCACAACCTCAAGAGTATTCAGCTGCAATTTTCATAGAATACACAAGGTTTAAAAAGTGTCCAATTTTtctttttaagggaaaaaactatATTGGCTACTAGAAGGTGCTAAGTATCATAAAGAACTCCTATGAAAAACATTTGACTAGCACAGGAAATGGCCCAATAACTTTGTTTCTTTTTGCTCTAGTCACACAGAATGGAGGTACATGCACTTTAGGTAAAATGCAATGTGATCATTTAAAAATACATACCATGGTATGACTATGGCTTTATTAAAAGTAGAAAACAGAAAATTACATTCGAATAAAAATAGAATTACATTTGGTTTACTGCAATAGTTGTATCATTATTTAATAATACATAAGAGTAATGCACTAATCACATGTTGGTTGAAGGGTTTCTTGCacttgcatccaatttgcactattAATTGCAATAAATCATAATTagtggtgtataacacacaccttttccccctgaaaacagagggtaagCAGTGCTTGCGTGTTATCCGCTAATAAtatgttttaccaacagggggcaggGATCAGGTGGTCTGCCTCgggagccacccattgggggggtgtcaggccggccacTCCGCCtttcctggccctgggacagtgctggctgcatagtctaaagttgagaaaaaaaatcacttgccagcaCCTTCTCCTACACTGTTCCTTGTGTGTCGGTGTCATTGTAAAACGAAGCTTCTAAATATCTCAATAGCTCCATTTTATTGTACTGTtcttctcctgcagctcctcctcctcctctgagtgtagctttagattggaggaggagagcagtcacatgaccatctatgtaaTGTCAGAgtagagcagtcatgtgaccaggtcagtgGAAAAAACTGAGCTAATGAGGTATATGGAGGCTTCTTTTTACAATGAGTGACATAGAAGGAGCAGTGTAAGGGGCTAAGATTGAAAATTTGtgcataaaag is a window from the Aquarana catesbeiana isolate 2022-GZ linkage group LG03, ASM4218655v1, whole genome shotgun sequence genome containing:
- the LOC141132482 gene encoding protocadherin alpha-3-like isoform X14, with product MLHVVSRDDKEYFQVNLQNGILFVKETIDREMLCQNTPFCTIPLQVIVDKPVQMYRVEIEIEDINDNSPTFSSIINNVLISELIPAGSRFPLKTAIDPDLGTNSITNYELSPSDYFALDFQKYMNQIRSLELVLKKSLDREKQSVHNLILTAYDGGNPRLSGTTQIIINVEDLNDNAPLFDKPFYQCSVTENASKGSLIFKLNATDLDKGKNGEISYEFGDIVMEEVTRVFSLDKHTGEIRVKGEIDFEKTNMYEIQVDAIDNGDNPMVGHCKVLVTVVDVNDNPPEMTITSLSVPVSEDSPQGTTVAIISIHDRDSGSNGKVQCHISEQVPFKVNPAFMGDFSVTVNGPLDREKKDDYEITITARDEGSPALSVSKSIRVIISDVNDNAPQFIQPSDTIFIKENNAPGSYIYTASAYDPDIGQNSFITYSIADGNIDGIPLSSYISINPENGKIFALVSFDHEQIKYFQCHIRATDAGLSPLSSNQTLNIFTEDINDNAPMFSPLYSPATIMTPKSAQAGYLVAKIRAVDLDSGYNALMSYNFRDPGKDPFIISQLTGEIILKRSFVESDNDEYRLQVVAKDHGEPVMTALTQVIISLVEPGERVNLDNFDLQSNNDDFSTTNIYLVVAICIISSIFLITLIAFTVLRWQKYREEVNDLKESYKICSNTGGSWMYSQHTQYRVCSNSHQTKNDLIVFTPNSSQAPCNEENVNRQSAIIYSSSKPKHPNPDWRYSASLKAAMQGAVHMEGAAVLRGAAVGLEQQWPTVSSATAEPEGGEVSPPVGAGVNCNSWTFKYGPGNQKQPVPQIPPDFPENFIIPGSPAIISIRQDQPSAQAQKSNFITFGKKEETKKKKKKKKGNKNQEKANNNAADNNDQ